AGGTCCTGCTACTGGTACGCGCCGACGCCGGCCTCGTCGTCCCCCCATGGATCGACGGCGGCGGGACGCCCGTACGCACCGACAGCGTGCCGCCCTGGCCGCTGCCCCGGCTGATCGCGCGCTGCGCCCTGCCCCTGCCCCGGGCGATGACCTCGGCGGACGTGGTCGACGAGGTGATCGCCGAACTGGAACGGCGCACTGACCTCAGTGCCTGGCAGGGCAGCCCGTGGTTGGCCGGCGAGCTCCTGCTCGACGTCGATTCGGACGGCACGGCCACCGTCGCCGGATTCGACCTGCGCTACGACCCGACCGAAGGTCTGCGCGTCACCCGCGCCACGACCTGACCATCCTTCGAGCCGACCACCCTTCGAGTCACCTGAGGAGGTGACGCCATGACCGGAGCACCGCGCCGGACCGGCTTCTCGCTTGTCGACGAGGCGTGGATCCCGGTGTTGGACACTGCGGGCCAGCGGCGCGACGTGTCGCTGCTCGGCCTCTTCGAGCAGGCCGGCGAGGTACGCGTGATCGCCGCTGAGCTGCCCACGCAGACCTTCGCGATCCTGCGGCTCGCCCTGGCCGTCCTGCACCGGGTCACCGGCGGGCCGCCCGGCGAAGCCGCCTGGCGGGGCATGTGGCGGCACCGGCAACTGCCGACCGCCGACGTCGCCGACTACCTCGGGGAGTTCCGGGACCGCTTCGACCTGTTCCACCCGGAGCGCCCGTTCTACCAGGTCGCCGACCTGCGGGCCGGCAAGGACAACACGTACGGGCTGGAACGGATCATCGCCGACGTGCCGAACGGTCTGCCGTTCCTGACCACCCGTGCCGGGCCGGGGATGGAGTCGGTCACCCCGGCCGAGGCGGCCCGCTGGCTGGTGCACTGCCAGGCGTACGACCCGTCCGGCATCAAGACCGGCGCGGTCGGCGACCCCCGGGTCAAGGGCGGCAAGGGCTACCCGATCGGCGTCGCGTCGCTCGGGTCGCTGGGCGGCGTGCACCTCGAAGGCGCGACCCTGCTGGAGACCCTGCTGCTCAACCTGGCGCCGGTCGCGCCCGGCTGGCAGCAGGCCGACGAGCGGGACCTGCCGGTCTGGGAACGCGCGCCGCAGACCGCCGCCGAGGAGGCCGACGCCACCCGTGGCCCGTACGGGGTGCTGGGCCTCTACACCTGGCAGTCCCGCCGGATCCGGCTCTTCGGTGACGTCGGCGGCGTCACCGGGGCGATGATCTCCAACGGTGACCGGATCGAGTGGCAGGACCGGCACCTGCTGGAGCCGATGAGCGTCTGGGGACGCAGCGGCCCCCGGGAGCAGAAAGAGAAACGTACCCCGATCTACCTGCCCCGGCCGCACGACCACAGCCGGGCGTTGTGGCGGGGGTTGCAGACCCTGCTGCCGTCGCCGCCGTCCGGCGGGGACGCGCCGCAGCGGCTGTCGCCGATGGTGGTGCGGTGGCTGGCCCGGTTGACCGTGACCGGGGTGGTCGGCGCGGACTTCCAGGTCCGTACCCGGGCCACCAGCGTCACCTACGGCACCCAGCAGGCGGTCGTGGCCGAGGTGTTCGGCGACGCGCTCACCATGAACGTGTTGCTGCTGGTCGACGACTCGGCGCTGCGTACCACGGCGGTGGACGCCACCGCCGACGCGGAGGACGCGGTGAAGGTGCTGCGCCGGCTCGCCGACAACCTGGCCCGCGCCGCCGGTGACCGGGCCACCGACGTCGGTGAGGCCGACCGGGCGGCCGAACGCGCGTACGCCCTGCTGGACCGGCTCTTTCGGGACTGGCTGGCCCGGCTCGGTCCGGGCAGCGACCCGGTGGCCGAACGCGCGACCTGGCAGCGGAACGTCAACGAGGTGGTCCGTCGGCTCGGCGCGGACCTGGTCCGGGAGGCGGGGCCGGCGGCCTGGGTCGGCCGGGCCGGCAGGGACCGCGCCGGCCGGGAGGCGCACTACTCCAGCTCGCAGGCGGAAGCGTGGTTCCGCGCCGGCCTGGCCAGGGCGCTGCCGATGGCAGTCGACCGGGAGCCGGACACCGGTTCACCACAGCAGAGGCAGGAGGCAACAGCATGACCATGGTGGACACCGGGCCGCCGGAGCGGGTCGACCTCGACCAGCCGCCCGGCCCGACCCGCAGACCGTGGCGGCGGCGTCGCACGGACCTCGGCGACCACGTCGCCCGGACGGTCGGCGGGCTCCAGGCGCGGGCGCTGCGCACCGTGCCGGTGCCCGAGGCGGTCAGCGCGCTGGCCCGGCTCCGGCGCGGGATCGGCCGGACCCCGGGCTTCGACTTCACCCTGGAGTCGTATCTCCAGGTACCGCCGGACCTGCTCGGCCGGCTGCCGGACGACGACACCGAGGCGGCGGACACCGAGTACGCCACCCACGACGCGGTGACCCTGTACGCGCTGCACCAGCAGTCCCGCCGTGAGCGGATGCACATGGACGGGCGCGGGCTGGGGCTGGCCCTGGCCGAGCTGGTCCGCCGGACCGCCGGCCCGGACGGGGTACGGCGGCGCTTCGCCGCGCTGGGCACCGCCAGCAGCTACCCCGAGAGCGTCCACCACCTGCGCAGCCTGATCACCATGCTGCGCGAACACCAGATCCCACTCGACTACGGCCTGCTCGCCGACGACCTGTGGACCCTGCGCCGGCCGCCGCGTCCCGGCCAGCCGGACGGCCGGTCGAAGGTCCAGGGCATCTGGGGTCGTGAGTTCTTCCGCAGCCGGCCCGGCCCGGCCGCCGCTGACACTGACCTTCCCGAGGAGGACCCGTCATGAGCCGTACCATCATCGACGTCCACGCGTTGCAGACCGTGCCGCCGAGCAACCTCAACCGCGACGACACCGGCTCGCCGAAGACCGCCGTCTACGGCGGCGTACGTCGGGCGCGGGTCTCCAGCCAGGCGTGGAAGCGGGCGATCCGGCTGGCCTTCGCCGGTCTGCTCGACCGGTCCCAGCTCGGCGAGCGGACCAAGCGGGTCGGCGAGTCGCTGGCCGCCCGGATCAGGGCGCTCGACCCGGACGTGACCGGGGAGGAGGCGTCGGCGCTGGCCGCCGAGGTCTTCGTCGCCGGTGGGCTGGCCAAACTCGACAAGAAGAAGGGCGAGCTGAAGGACGTCGAGTCCGGCTACCTGCTGTTCCTCAGCCACCGCCAGTCGGACAATCTCGCCGCCGCCGCGCTGGAGGCGTCCCGGGCCGGCGTCGCCCTCGACAGGGGCCGGTTCAAGGAGCTGGTCAACAGCGAGCACTCGGTCGACATCGCGATGTTCGGCCGGATGGTCGCCGACCTGTCCGACATCAACGTCGACGCCGCCTGCCAGGTGTCCCACGCGATAAGCGTGCACGCCGTGGACAACGAGTTCGACTACTTCACCGCCGTGGACGACCGCAAG
The sequence above is a segment of the Micromonospora sp. WMMD882 genome. Coding sequences within it:
- the cas7e gene encoding type I-E CRISPR-associated protein Cas7/Cse4/CasC; this translates as MSRTIIDVHALQTVPPSNLNRDDTGSPKTAVYGGVRRARVSSQAWKRAIRLAFAGLLDRSQLGERTKRVGESLAARIRALDPDVTGEEASALAAEVFVAGGLAKLDKKKGELKDVESGYLLFLSHRQSDNLAAAALEASRAGVALDRGRFKELVNSEHSVDIAMFGRMVADLSDINVDAACQVSHAISVHAVDNEFDYFTAVDDRKADAAETGAGMIGTVEFNSSTLYRYATVDVDALHRTLGDAAATRAAVEAFLTAFARSMPTGKQNTFAHRTLPDAVLVRVRDSQPINLVGAFETPIRETHAAGRIELAAEALAKHTRAVESAYGERPVGAWVTQVGEQTAVLADLGKAVTLSELVTGVGEQVAVALGQPA
- the casA gene encoding type I-E CRISPR-associated protein Cse1/CasA, with amino-acid sequence MTGAPRRTGFSLVDEAWIPVLDTAGQRRDVSLLGLFEQAGEVRVIAAELPTQTFAILRLALAVLHRVTGGPPGEAAWRGMWRHRQLPTADVADYLGEFRDRFDLFHPERPFYQVADLRAGKDNTYGLERIIADVPNGLPFLTTRAGPGMESVTPAEAARWLVHCQAYDPSGIKTGAVGDPRVKGGKGYPIGVASLGSLGGVHLEGATLLETLLLNLAPVAPGWQQADERDLPVWERAPQTAAEEADATRGPYGVLGLYTWQSRRIRLFGDVGGVTGAMISNGDRIEWQDRHLLEPMSVWGRSGPREQKEKRTPIYLPRPHDHSRALWRGLQTLLPSPPSGGDAPQRLSPMVVRWLARLTVTGVVGADFQVRTRATSVTYGTQQAVVAEVFGDALTMNVLLLVDDSALRTTAVDATADAEDAVKVLRRLADNLARAAGDRATDVGEADRAAERAYALLDRLFRDWLARLGPGSDPVAERATWQRNVNEVVRRLGADLVREAGPAAWVGRAGRDRAGREAHYSSSQAEAWFRAGLARALPMAVDREPDTGSPQQRQEATA
- the casB gene encoding type I-E CRISPR-associated protein Cse2/CasB; this translates as MTMVDTGPPERVDLDQPPGPTRRPWRRRRTDLGDHVARTVGGLQARALRTVPVPEAVSALARLRRGIGRTPGFDFTLESYLQVPPDLLGRLPDDDTEAADTEYATHDAVTLYALHQQSRRERMHMDGRGLGLALAELVRRTAGPDGVRRRFAALGTASSYPESVHHLRSLITMLREHQIPLDYGLLADDLWTLRRPPRPGQPDGRSKVQGIWGREFFRSRPGPAAADTDLPEEDPS